A window of Campylobacter concisus genomic DNA:
AGTAGTTGTAGTCAAAGCACTCTTTGATCTCATCTTTGCTAAGGCTCTTAGTTAGGTCCTCGTCGTTTAGCAAATTTTGTAAAAATAGGCTGTGACCTTGCTCGTCGATCGCTTTTTTGCCCTCTTGCAAGTCTACCCAGACCTTCATGGCATTGCGCTGAACGATCTTGTATGCGTCCTCTCTAGAGATTCCGCGCTGCGGCAGTTGTAAAAGCACGCGCTGTGAAAAGACTAGTCCGCCTGTTAAATTTAAATTTTTCATCATATTTTCTGGATATACGACTAAATTTGCTATCAAATTTTTGATGCGAACCAGCATAAAATCAGCCGTGACAAACATATCTGGCAGGATAAATCTCTCGACCGAGCTGTGGCTGATGTCGCGCTCGTGCCAAAGGGCGACATTTTCAAGAGCTGGTGTGACGTATGAGCGAAGTACTCTACAAAGACCGGTGATGTTTTCACTAAGGACTGGATTGCGTTTATGCGGCATCGCGCTTGAGCCCTTTTGTCCAGGGCTAAAATACTCCTCTGCCTCGTAAACTTCAGTCCTTTGGTAATGCCTAATAGCAACTGCGATCTTCTCACAAGTAGAAGCTAGAACTGCGATGGCGCTTACCACATGTGCGTAGCGGTCGCGCTGGATCACTTGGTTTGACGCTGGGGCAGCCTTAAGACCTAGCTCCTCGCATGTTAGCTCTTCAAATTCCATCGGAGCGTGGGCTAAATTTCCCATAGCGCCTGAGAGTTTGCCGTAACTTATCGTATCTTTTGCATCCTTGATGA
This region includes:
- the purB gene encoding adenylosuccinate lyase; its protein translation is MVERYSRKEMAEKWSIQAKYDAWLKVEKAAVKAWNKLGFISDSDCEKICKNAKFEVARIDEIEKTTKHDVIAFLTSVSESLGEESRFVHYGMTSSDCIDTAVALQMKESLELIISDVEEFMQAVKNRANEHKHTLMVGRSHGIHGEPITFGLVLAIWYDEIARALKLIKDAKDTISYGKLSGAMGNLAHAPMEFEELTCEELGLKAAPASNQVIQRDRYAHVVSAIAVLASTCEKIAVAIRHYQRTEVYEAEEYFSPGQKGSSAMPHKRNPVLSENITGLCRVLRSYVTPALENVALWHERDISHSSVERFILPDMFVTADFMLVRIKNLIANLVVYPENMMKNLNLTGGLVFSQRVLLQLPQRGISREDAYKIVQRNAMKVWVDLQEGKKAIDEQGHSLFLQNLLNDEDLTKSLSKDEIKECFDYNYYTKNVDKIFARVFGK